The Clostridium septicum genome contains a region encoding:
- a CDS encoding SF0329 family protein codes for MGKSWTGLRKELEEEFLCESLRGRVQYFLTHYHGAPDNYGRFCVRVDKNEYAMANPYAYYVKGYSNLEYLTKQELDIPERKWTDKGYLYDEENKAIEDEVVNISINNGDFDIYNITDAIREYKELPIVKSIVSENPIVRMFAVMDRRIGKRTLKKLAEEVDTQPKWLQFFYKLRLDSENIYY; via the coding sequence ATGGGTAAATCATGGACTGGATTAAGGAAAGAATTAGAAGAAGAATTTTTATGTGAAAGTTTGAGAGGGCGTGTCCAGTATTTTTTAACACATTATCATGGAGCACCAGATAATTATGGGAGATTTTGTGTGAGAGTTGATAAAAATGAGTATGCTATGGCAAATCCATACGCATATTATGTGAAGGGATATTCTAATTTAGAATATTTGACTAAACAAGAACTTGATATTCCAGAGAGGAAATGGACAGATAAAGGATATCTATATGATGAGGAAAATAAGGCGATTGAAGATGAAGTTGTAAATATATCAATAAATAATGGAGATTTTGATATTTATAACATTACAGATGCAATTAGAGAATATAAAGAATTACCTATCGTGAAAAGTATTGTATCGGAAAATCCAATTGTTAGGATGTTTGCTGTAATGGATAGACGTATAGGAAAAAGAACACTTAAAAAATTAGCCGAAGAAGTTGATACACAGCCTAAATGGTTACAATTCTTCTATAAACTACGCTTAGACTCTGAAAATATTTATTATTAA
- a CDS encoding serine/threonine-protein kinase, whose amino-acid sequence MQLLEGRFVKDNENNEYLIEKFIGNGAFGNVFKIRRISDDTEWALKTIAQGFTDEQNLIAFKNEINLATKIDDSNVIKYLFANDGDTISNLPPYVIMEYANKGTLKEYIKSQKLENKFLDEGKLKNLFLQLAKGMKAVNSVLVHRDIKPDNILIKDDVIKISDFGLSKISTDRTRTITFKGFGHLMYTAPEGWKNDKNTIQMDIYSMGLVFYELATLQFPYNVTIPNDVEQWKNHHLFSEPVNPSRINTNLSPVLSGVIMKMLEKSTTKRFNNWEEIESYLINNDIEEKEFSSIINAMINNRLAKDNFESKKKLEEERKRKEDEDFCKLVEYQFKKDIYNPIQEFIDTFNKAYPQGEITITPEGRISRYESIEVKINLISKKVIDIKLKPILEKDFIRKVTRREFGEEYTRVELQLPTCRGRKIKAWGGLYIDKKGFNILLVQDGEELYGEWFILENTNSGLVQSNRPDPFAFDFNEIEKGVQQINVMSRYNSNIEEFNIEKFMNYISMYNM is encoded by the coding sequence ATGCAATTATTAGAAGGTAGATTTGTTAAAGATAATGAAAATAATGAATATCTAATAGAAAAATTTATTGGAAATGGAGCTTTTGGGAATGTATTTAAGATAAGAAGGATATCAGATGATACAGAGTGGGCTTTAAAAACTATAGCACAAGGTTTTACAGATGAACAAAATTTAATTGCATTTAAAAATGAAATAAATTTAGCGACTAAGATTGATGATAGTAATGTAATTAAATATCTATTTGCAAATGATGGAGATACAATAAGCAATTTGCCACCATATGTAATTATGGAATATGCTAATAAAGGTACGCTTAAAGAGTATATAAAGTCACAAAAGTTGGAAAATAAATTTTTAGATGAAGGTAAGTTGAAAAATTTATTTCTTCAATTAGCAAAAGGAATGAAAGCAGTAAATAGTGTATTAGTTCACAGAGATATAAAACCAGATAATATATTAATAAAAGATGATGTAATTAAAATAAGTGACTTTGGGTTATCAAAGATTTCAACTGATAGAACCAGAACTATTACATTTAAAGGATTTGGACATCTTATGTATACAGCACCAGAAGGATGGAAGAATGACAAAAATACTATACAAATGGATATTTACTCTATGGGATTGGTTTTTTATGAACTTGCAACTTTGCAGTTTCCATATAATGTTACTATTCCAAATGATGTGGAACAATGGAAAAACCATCATTTATTTAGTGAACCAGTAAATCCAAGTAGAATTAATACAAATTTATCGCCAGTGCTATCTGGAGTTATAATGAAGATGTTAGAAAAGTCAACAACTAAAAGATTCAATAATTGGGAAGAGATAGAGTCTTACTTAATAAATAATGATATAGAAGAAAAAGAGTTTTCAAGTATAATAAATGCTATGATTAATAATAGATTAGCTAAAGATAATTTTGAATCCAAGAAAAAATTAGAAGAAGAAAGAAAAAGAAAAGAAGATGAAGATTTTTGTAAGTTAGTTGAGTATCAATTTAAAAAGGATATTTATAATCCAATACAAGAATTTATAGATACATTTAATAAGGCGTATCCTCAAGGTGAAATTACAATAACTCCAGAAGGGAGAATATCAAGATATGAATCTATTGAGGTAAAAATTAATTTAATTTCAAAAAAAGTAATAGATATTAAGCTTAAACCTATTCTTGAAAAAGATTTTATTAGGAAAGTAACAAGAAGAGAGTTTGGGGAAGAATATACAAGGGTTGAATTGCAACTTCCAACTTGTAGAGGAAGAAAGATAAAAGCTTGGGGTGGATTATATATAGACAAAAAAGGGTTTAATATACTTTTAGTACAAGATGGAGAAGAACTATATGGAGAATGGTTTATATTAGAAAATACTAATTCTGGTTTAGTTCAAAGTAATAGACCAGACCCATTTGCTTTTGATTTTAACGAAATTGAAAAAGGTGTTCAACAAATTAATGTTATGAGTAGATATAATAGTAACATTGAGGAGTTTAATATAGAGAAATTTATGAATTATATATCTATGTATAATATGTAA
- a CDS encoding DNA methyltransferase: MSKSIDDILSIFKDDERVYVNNEYIIGKIQELALKYDEKLISTILNNSKMKLHFFIEVGGALIFKREEFIEFIGGKYYLEDSYTKYRNKIGLAVDNSYIKENRDVVLNWAYKDCVLEGGQDREDAKQDEVFYNEVLASDDIDRLYENKVLTNFKKFDENGESEALVINENDNLIIKGNNLIALHSIKDRYKGKVKVIFIDPPYNTDNDSFNYNDKFTRSTWLTFVKNRLEVAKQLLAENGTIWITLSDVQAHYFKVLADGILGEENFIGDVIWQSRKSVSNDTFISLSTNHVFVYAKNKSVLDKNKFRLKIDTSKFKYDDNDGRGLYRCDPFDAPNERKNLSYEIKNPNTEEVYLPPEGRCWRTTNEEYNRLLSEGRIAFGRKGTSKPQLKVYLNESLEEQKGVTPTTLWNDIDTTTNATKDLEKLFGSKVFKNPKPEQLIERILEIASNENDIVLDYHLGSGTTCATAHKMNRKYIGIEQMDYIEDISVERLKKVIEGEQTGISQSLNWQGGGSFVYCELMKWNEIFINKIEKANDSKALKYIWNEMKEKSFLSYRVKVKQIDNNMSEFEELSFEQQKEFLIEILDKNHLYVNLSEIDDITYSVSDEDKKLNKEFYGLK, encoded by the coding sequence GTGAGTAAGAGTATAGACGATATATTAAGTATATTCAAAGATGATGAAAGAGTTTATGTAAACAATGAATATATAATAGGTAAAATACAAGAATTAGCATTAAAATATGATGAAAAATTAATTTCTACAATACTTAATAATTCTAAAATGAAGCTACATTTCTTTATAGAAGTAGGTGGAGCATTAATATTTAAGAGAGAAGAATTTATTGAATTTATAGGTGGTAAATATTATCTTGAGGATAGTTATACAAAATATAGAAATAAAATAGGATTAGCAGTTGATAATAGTTATATAAAAGAAAATAGAGATGTTGTATTAAATTGGGCGTATAAAGATTGTGTTTTAGAAGGTGGTCAAGATAGAGAAGATGCAAAGCAAGATGAAGTATTTTATAATGAAGTTCTTGCTTCTGATGATATAGATAGATTATATGAAAATAAGGTATTAACTAACTTTAAGAAGTTTGACGAAAATGGTGAATCAGAAGCTTTAGTGATTAATGAAAATGATAATCTAATAATTAAAGGGAATAATTTAATAGCTTTACATTCTATAAAAGATAGATATAAAGGTAAGGTTAAGGTTATTTTTATTGACCCTCCTTATAACACTGATAATGATTCATTTAATTATAATGACAAATTTACTCGCTCAACTTGGTTAACTTTTGTAAAAAACAGATTAGAAGTAGCTAAGCAGTTACTTGCAGAAAATGGTACAATATGGATAACTTTAAGTGATGTTCAAGCACATTATTTCAAAGTTTTAGCAGATGGAATATTAGGAGAAGAGAATTTTATAGGAGATGTTATATGGCAAAGTAGAAAGTCAGTATCAAATGATACTTTTATATCTTTATCAACAAATCATGTTTTTGTTTATGCAAAAAATAAATCAGTGTTAGATAAAAATAAATTTAGGCTTAAAATAGATACAAGTAAATTTAAATATGATGATAATGATGGTAGAGGATTATATAGATGTGACCCATTTGATGCCCCAAATGAAAGAAAAAATTTAAGTTATGAAATAAAAAATCCTAATACAGAAGAAGTATATCTTCCTCCAGAAGGTAGATGTTGGAGAACTACAAATGAAGAGTACAATAGACTTTTAAGTGAAGGAAGAATAGCTTTTGGAAGGAAAGGAACGTCAAAGCCACAACTAAAGGTTTACTTAAACGAATCATTAGAAGAGCAAAAGGGAGTGACTCCTACGACATTATGGAATGATATAGATACTACTACAAATGCAACGAAAGATTTAGAAAAGTTATTTGGAAGTAAAGTATTTAAAAATCCTAAGCCAGAACAACTTATAGAAAGAATTTTAGAAATAGCATCTAATGAAAATGATATAGTATTAGATTACCATCTTGGAAGTGGAACAACTTGTGCTACTGCTCACAAAATGAATAGAAAATATATTGGAATAGAACAGATGGATTATATTGAAGATATATCTGTTGAGAGACTAAAGAAAGTAATTGAAGGTGAACAGACAGGAATAAGCCAAAGTTTAAATTGGCAAGGTGGGGGAAGTTTTGTTTATTGTGAATTAATGAAATGGAATGAAATATTCATCAATAAGATAGAAAAAGCTAATGATTCAAAAGCGTTAAAATATATATGGAATGAAATGAAGGAAAAATCATTCTTAAGTTATAGAGTTAAAGTAAAACAAATTGATAATAATATGAGTGAATTTGAAGAACTTTCTTTTGAACAACAAAAAGAATTTTTAATAGAAATATTAGATAAGAATCATTTATATGTTAATTTAAGCGAAATAGATGATATAACATATAGTGTTTCAGATGAAGATAAGAAACTAAATAAAGAATTTTATGGATTAAAATAA
- a CDS encoding DEAD/DEAH box helicase family protein produces MATMDLLSNKFQAFLEEEMIDCEIPSCIKDNINKKFELRPYQIDSQSLLRYYIEKYKKKIKPVHLMFNLATGSGKTLLMASNILYLYDRGYRNFIFFVNSTNIIDKTKYNFLDYTSSKFLFNNKITINNKIVDIREVNNLEDADDDSINIMFTTIQGLHYKLNTPTEGSITYEDFKDKKVVLLSDEAHHLNTLTKSKLSKTEEEEKNSWEYTVNNILHHNQDNILLEYTATAELENPLVYDKYKDKVIYKYDLPKFRKDKYSKEVIVLQSDNKIKERLLQAVITSEYRRKVAEKNKIVLKPVILIKSNKIAQSKEILENFNSWITNLTVEDLNKLKSDEDNNVITKAFKFFEDENITLDNLIVEIKYQFNEDKCIEVNNKEESEQKQIIVNTLEDKGNMYRAVFAVDMLNEGWDVLNLFDIVRVDDGRGSKTTTTKEAQLIGRGARYYPFNLDDTEDKYKRKYDNDLDNELRILEELYYHSINEPKYISDLKKELKEKGIIEDESNKITVDLKLKDSFKKTNVFKNGVIFSNRQVVNTNKDIEALSQMKVELSYDFDLKTGNIKENHILDDNTDKDKADNLTPTTFKLKDFGYNVIRKAISKNEFYSFENLKKYLPNLQSINEFITDNKYLDAIEVTIRSKYTEIDDIDNIELLEIVLDILKEIEGKIKKNYIPYIGTKEFYPEALKNLNFEKKASFIIGGEDKEMGKPMSVQDGSNLRLNLMNEKWYAYEENYGTSEEKRLILLMKSVYSDLINSGYEDVYLIRNEKILKLYHFDTDQVTEPDFLLWAKKKEDSEYKYYQLFIEPKGDHLLEKDKWKEELLLRIEDESLAVLSKPNEVIKESTAVYEAEGTLLPKDASFDVENSVLVDNERYRLIGLSFYNKSQEKEFKEEFKQKLEI; encoded by the coding sequence ATGGCAACAATGGATTTATTAAGTAATAAATTTCAAGCTTTTCTTGAAGAAGAAATGATTGATTGTGAAATTCCTTCTTGTATTAAAGATAATATCAATAAAAAGTTTGAGCTAAGACCGTATCAAATAGACTCTCAAAGTTTATTAAGGTACTATATTGAAAAATATAAAAAGAAGATAAAACCAGTACATTTAATGTTTAATTTAGCAACTGGAAGTGGAAAAACATTATTAATGGCAAGTAATATTTTATATTTATACGATAGAGGTTATAGAAACTTTATATTTTTTGTTAATAGTACAAATATAATAGATAAGACTAAATATAACTTTTTAGATTACACTTCAAGTAAATTTTTATTTAATAATAAGATTACAATTAATAATAAAATTGTTGATATTAGAGAAGTTAATAATTTAGAAGATGCAGATGATGATTCTATAAATATAATGTTTACTACTATTCAAGGATTACATTATAAATTAAATACACCAACAGAAGGTTCAATTACTTATGAAGACTTTAAGGATAAAAAGGTTGTATTACTTAGTGATGAAGCACATCACTTAAACACATTAACCAAAAGTAAATTAAGTAAAACAGAGGAAGAAGAGAAAAATAGTTGGGAATATACTGTAAATAATATACTACATCATAATCAAGATAATATATTATTAGAATACACAGCAACAGCAGAGCTTGAAAATCCTTTAGTATATGATAAATATAAAGATAAAGTCATATATAAGTATGATTTACCAAAGTTTAGAAAAGATAAATACTCTAAAGAAGTTATAGTTTTACAGTCTGATAATAAAATCAAGGAAAGACTTCTACAAGCTGTAATTACAAGTGAATATAGAAGAAAAGTAGCTGAAAAAAATAAGATAGTATTAAAACCAGTTATTCTAATAAAATCAAATAAAATAGCTCAATCTAAAGAAATCTTGGAGAATTTTAATAGTTGGATTACTAATCTTACCGTAGAGGATTTAAATAAGTTAAAATCTGATGAAGATAATAATGTAATAACAAAAGCATTTAAATTTTTTGAAGATGAGAATATTACTTTAGACAACCTTATAGTAGAAATTAAATATCAATTTAATGAAGATAAATGTATAGAAGTAAATAATAAAGAGGAAAGTGAACAAAAGCAGATTATAGTAAATACTTTAGAAGATAAAGGTAATATGTATAGAGCTGTTTTTGCTGTTGATATGTTAAATGAGGGTTGGGATGTACTTAATTTATTTGATATTGTAAGAGTTGATGATGGTAGAGGTTCAAAAACTACAACAACAAAAGAGGCACAGTTAATCGGTAGAGGTGCGAGGTATTATCCATTTAATTTAGATGATACAGAAGATAAGTATAAAAGAAAATATGATAATGATTTAGATAATGAATTAAGAATATTGGAAGAATTATATTATCATAGTATAAATGAGCCTAAGTATATTTCTGACTTAAAGAAAGAACTTAAAGAAAAAGGTATAATTGAAGATGAGTCAAATAAGATAACAGTTGATTTAAAGCTAAAAGACAGCTTTAAGAAAACTAATGTATTTAAGAATGGTGTTATATTTTCAAATAGACAGGTTGTAAATACAAATAAAGATATAGAAGCATTATCTCAAATGAAGGTAGAGTTATCTTATGATTTTGACTTGAAAACTGGTAATATTAAAGAAAATCATATATTAGATGATAATACAGATAAAGATAAAGCCGATAATCTTACTCCAACAACATTTAAATTAAAAGACTTTGGTTACAATGTTATAAGAAAAGCAATAAGTAAAAATGAGTTTTACTCATTTGAAAATTTGAAAAAATATTTACCAAATTTACAATCCATAAATGAATTTATTACAGATAATAAATACTTAGATGCAATTGAAGTAACTATAAGAAGTAAATACACTGAAATTGATGATATAGATAATATAGAGCTTTTAGAGATTGTTTTAGATATATTGAAAGAAATAGAAGGTAAGATAAAGAAAAACTATATTCCTTATATAGGGACAAAAGAATTCTATCCAGAAGCACTTAAAAATCTTAATTTTGAGAAAAAGGCATCATTTATTATTGGTGGAGAAGATAAAGAAATGGGTAAACCAATGAGCGTACAAGATGGTTCAAATTTAAGATTAAACTTAATGAATGAAAAATGGTATGCTTATGAAGAAAATTATGGTACATCAGAAGAAAAGAGATTAATATTACTAATGAAATCAGTTTATAGTGATTTAATTAATAGTGGATATGAAGATGTGTACTTAATAAGAAATGAGAAAATATTAAAATTATATCATTTTGATACAGACCAAGTAACAGAACCAGACTTTTTGCTATGGGCTAAGAAAAAAGAAGATAGTGAATATAAATATTATCAATTATTTATAGAACCTAAAGGTGACCATTTATTAGAAAAAGATAAATGGAAGGAAGAACTATTACTAAGAATAGAAGATGAGTCTTTAGCTGTATTAAGTAAACCAAATGAAGTTATAAAAGAGAGTACAGCAGTATATGAAGCAGAAGGAACTTTATTACCAAAAGATGCATCTTTTGATGTTGAAAATAGTGTATTAGTTGATAATGAAAGGTATAGACTAATAGGCTTATCATTCTATAATAAATCACAAGAAAAAGAGTTTAAAGAAGAATTTAAACAAAAATTAGAAATATAA
- a CDS encoding helix-turn-helix domain-containing protein has product MFRIETLGEKLAYLRKKAGVTQRELMDTLQFENLHKYEKDKREPNIEILSKLSKYFNVSSDWLLGLDTANFDLSEEEINFITNFRKLPEKEKLKIEGMVELKLAEMQD; this is encoded by the coding sequence GTGTTTAGAATAGAAACTTTAGGAGAAAAACTTGCTTATTTAAGAAAAAAAGCTGGTGTAACACAGCGTGAATTAATGGATACTCTTCAATTTGAAAATTTGCATAAATATGAAAAAGATAAAAGAGAACCAAACATTGAGATATTATCAAAACTTTCAAAGTATTTTAATGTTAGTTCTGACTGGCTTTTAGGATTGGATACTGCTAACTTCGACTTATCAGAGGAAGAAATAAACTTTATAACTAACTTTAGAAAATTGCCAGAAAAAGAAAAATTAAAAATTGAAGGTATGGTAGAATTGAAACTTGCTGAAATGCAAGATTAA
- a CDS encoding helix-turn-helix domain-containing protein: MNKDTDLFGVIVKKRLIELKMTQRDLAKKLNMNENYLTDILAGRKSGAKYRNNILSEIGLIEELGD; the protein is encoded by the coding sequence ATGAACAAAGATACAGATTTGTTTGGAGTAATTGTGAAGAAGAGGTTAATAGAATTAAAAATGACACAAAGAGATTTAGCTAAAAAATTAAATATGAATGAAAATTATTTAACAGACATATTAGCAGGAAGAAAGAGTGGTGCAAAATACAGAAATAACATTTTAAGTGAAATTGGATTAATAGAAGAGTTGGGGGATTAA
- a CDS encoding DUF3885 domain-containing protein yields MNFYLDKLTVDYCFQSKDYISFEILPYENPYYDVEDIESEELIYRDEYVDSCIDCACKVWNSCNFSDNLAVIYEDKYNESKKRENEFIEMYLESTECTTFPFEWIDDEEKYYGTRYIWETNRINIEKLFRKIIISDIGDNTELDCAVYIIDKETDNVFFLYDDRGIHVFSNDCTFIEKLKQIKI; encoded by the coding sequence ATGAACTTTTATTTGGATAAATTGACAGTTGATTATTGTTTTCAATCAAAAGACTATATATCATTTGAAATATTACCATATGAAAATCCATACTATGATGTTGAAGATATAGAAAGTGAAGAGTTAATTTATAGAGATGAATATGTTGATTCATGTATAGATTGTGCTTGTAAAGTATGGAACAGTTGTAATTTTTCAGATAATTTAGCTGTTATATATGAAGACAAATATAATGAGTCTAAAAAAAGAGAAAATGAATTTATTGAAATGTATTTAGAGTCTACTGAATGTACTACTTTCCCATTTGAATGGATTGATGATGAAGAAAAATATTATGGAACACGGTATATTTGGGAAACAAATAGAATAAATATTGAAAAACTTTTTAGAAAGATTATTATTTCTGATATAGGAGATAATACTGAGCTTGATTGTGCAGTTTATATAATAGATAAAGAAACAGATAATGTATTTTTTCTTTATGATGATAGGGGAATTCATGTATTTTCTAACGATTGCACATTTATAGAAAAGTTAAAGCAAATAAAAATATAA